The following proteins are co-located in the Podarcis raffonei isolate rPodRaf1 chromosome 5, rPodRaf1.pri, whole genome shotgun sequence genome:
- the PSAP gene encoding prosaposin yields the protein MQRSALLVVLCSLTAALSSPLLLHRECAKGPEVWCQNLQTASHCNAVKHCRQTVWNKPTVKSIPCDLCKEVVAVAGKVLKDNATEEEINAYMTKACEFLPDQELVSQCKEMVDAYLPNILDMIKEELDNPEVVCSALTLCQSLQKHLATLKLQKQLQSNKIPELDFSELASPFMANVPLLLYPQDKPKQESQGNDNVCQDCVKLITDLQEAVRTNSTFVTSLIEHAKEECEQIEPAFADLCKSYISQYSDLAIQMLMHMQPQVLCGMVGLCSSLKSVPLQTLVPAKVISQEKVEPVENSLSQTESFSLCDACTIMVEEVASLLESNKTEEEMVYGMEKVCSVLPEKYRQECKDFVDVYGKSIIDMLLEATDPKMVCVMLRCCSDNTLPAEKIVPVQPQVGDICDVCKMIVAYADKELAKNATTAEIEDFLERVCRYLPASVSDQCVQFVEQYEPMVVQLLAEMMDPTFVCSKLGVCVTSSHSILGSDVCVRGPGYWCKNMETAAQCNAVEHCKRHVWN from the exons ATGCAGCGCTCCGCTCTCCTCGTCGTCCTCTGCTCGCTGACGGCGG CTTTGTCAAGCCCCCTCCTACTGCACAGAGAGTGTGCAAAAGGTCCTGAGGTATGGTGTCAGAACCTGCAGACTGCATCTCATTGCAATGCAGTTAAGCATTGTCGGCAAACTGTTTGGAACAAGCCTACAGTG AAAAGCATCCCTTGTGACTTATGCAAAGAAGTTGTAGCTGTGGCTGGCAAGGTCTTGAAGGACAATGCCACGGAG GAGGAAATAAATGCCTACATGACTAAAGCATGTGAGTTTCTTCCTGACCAAGAACTGGTATCTCAGTGCAAGGAAATGGTGGATGCTTACTTGCCAAATATTCTGGATATGATCAAAGAGGAGCTT GATAATCCTGAAGTTGTATGCAGTGCACTCACGTTGTGCCAGTCTCTTCAGAAGCATCTGGCAACATTGAAATTGCAGAAACAGCTTCAGTCTAACAAGATTCCTGAACTAGATTTCTCTGAACTGGCATCTCCCTTCATGGCTAATGTGCCATTACTACTTTACCCCCAGGACAAACCCAAGCAAGAATCTCAG GGAAATGACAATGTGTGTCAAGATTGTGTTAAGCTGATAACTGACCTTCAGGAAGCCGTGAGGACCAACTCAACCTTTGTGACTTCTCTCATTGAGCATGCCAAAGAAGAGTGTGAACAAATTGAACCTGCATTTGCTGATCTG TGCAAGTCCTACATCTCCCAGTATTCAGActtagccatccagatgttgatgCATATG CAACCCCAGGTTCTTTGTGGCATGGTTGGATTGTGTTCTTCTCTGAAATCTGTGCCTCTCCAGACTCTGGTACCTGCAAAAGTTATCTCTCAAGAAAAGGTAGAACCAGTTGAG AATAGCTTGAGTCAAACAgaatctttctctctgtgtgatgcATGTACGATAATGGTAGAAGAGGTGGCCAGCCTTCTGGAAAGCAATAAGACAGAG GAGGAGATGGTTTATGGAATGGAGAAAGTCTGTTCTGTGCTACCTGAAAAATACCGACAAGAGTGCAAGGACTTCGTGGATGTCTATGGGAAGTCTATAATTGACATGCTTTTGGAAGCAACTGATcctaaaatggtgtgtgtgatgTTGAGGTGCTGCTCAGACAATACTTTGCCTGCTG AAAAAATTGTTCCAGTGCAGCCGCAGGTTGGGGACATCTGTGATGTCTGCAAGATGATTGTTGCATATGCTGACAAGGAATTGGCAAAAAATGCTACCACTGCTGAAATTGAAGATTTTCTGGAAAGAGTCTGCCGCTACTTGCCGGCGTCTGTCAGTGACCAG TGTGTTCAGTTTGTGGAGCAGTATGAGCCAATGGTTGTGCAGCTATTGGCAGAAATGATGGATCCCACTTTTGTGTGTAGT AAACTTGGAGTTTGTGTGACATCATCACATTCCATTTTGGGATCAGACGTATGTGTCCGGGGACCTGGTTATTGGTGTAAGAACATGGAAACTGCAGCCCAGTGCAAT gCTGTTGAACACTGCAAACGTCACGTGTGGAACTAG